Proteins encoded by one window of Salvia splendens isolate huo1 chromosome 7, SspV2, whole genome shotgun sequence:
- the LOC121810435 gene encoding uncharacterized protein LOC121810435 has product MRNLQWDTYDMIFFPKWGAAHQYVICFDLPGGQMNILDHSLAEPHNSFEAKYGKTPSLLKKFLVEALSRCQVPKMATQVRKCRTHVVTMPWRNNNFIDEAGIYVM; this is encoded by the exons ATGAGAAACCTTCAATGGGATACCTATGATATG ATCTTTTTCCCCAAATGGGGTGCAGCGCATCAATATGTGATTTGTTTTGATTTGCCGGGTGGCCAAATGAATATCCTAGACCACAGTTTGGCAGAACCGCACAACTCCTTCGAAGCTAAGTATGGCAAGACACCATCCCTTCTG AAAAAATTCCTTGTTGAAGCACTTTCGAGGTGCCAAGTTCCGAAAATGGCGACCCAGGTGCGAAAATGCAGAACCCACGTGGTGACCATGCCTTGGAGGAACAACAACTTCATTGACGAGGCAGGTATCTACGTCATGTGA